From Calidithermus timidus DSM 17022, a single genomic window includes:
- a CDS encoding LapA family protein → MCKTIPMIVLNWLAFLIALAVAVVSWGLYTYQPELLLGTPWGPVHVGILLAGSFALGVLVMALYALAWWIGLRRTLGRQGRELRQARNELEALKRPQAQEAPAAPSPDQQP, encoded by the coding sequence ATGTGTAAGACTATCCCCATGATCGTCCTCAACTGGCTGGCCTTCCTCATCGCCCTGGCCGTCGCGGTGGTGAGCTGGGGGCTATACACCTACCAGCCCGAGCTGTTGCTGGGTACGCCCTGGGGGCCGGTGCACGTGGGGATCCTGCTGGCGGGTTCTTTTGCTCTGGGGGTGCTGGTGATGGCTTTGTACGCCCTGGCCTGGTGGATAGGACTGCGCCGCACCCTGGGCCGCCAGGGGCGCGAGCTGCGCCAGGCGCGCAACGAGCTCGAGGCCCTCAAGCGCCCACAGGCTCAGGAAGCCCCCGCGGCCCCCAGCCCTGACCAGCAGCCTTGA